In Cervus elaphus chromosome 7, mCerEla1.1, whole genome shotgun sequence, the following proteins share a genomic window:
- the ADGRF2 gene encoding adhesion G-protein coupled receptor F2 isoform X2 — translation MTQMLLLLLYGFMFLLATESCRTLCQAASKSKEQVSTRAHGECHGACVDNSYCSQPCPPDTPGDVGFLCRQKKWHKVTDTCRTLTAFNIFEEDSTHVQIFGGSKFSEYTKKPETITDLLMERCPQDLSCVVRNIQKSPRIPGNIAVIVQLLHNISTVPMTDVGEAKMQSYSIMANHILNSKSISNWTFIPDRNSSCILLHSINSFARKLFFNKHPIDIAESFIHTVGTILSRDNAGKNFTFSMRVNDTSDVVTGKVLISREELQEVPSPSQAVSIAFPTLGAILETSVLESITVNGLVLSVILPKELERISLIFEKISKSEDRRTQCAGWHSLESRWDRKVCQMIQENSQQVVCKCSPSKIFTSFSILMAPHVVQSPILIYITYIGLGVSICSLVLCLSIEALVWGQVTKTEISFLRHVCIANIATTLLMADVWFIVASFLSGPMRRHSACVAATFFVHFFYLSVFFWMLAKAFLILYGILIVFHTLPKSVLVAALFAVGYGCPLLIAAITVAATEPGKGYLRPEACWLNWDMTKALLAFVVPALAIVVVNLLTVTVVIVKTRRAAIGSSMFQEVRAIVRISRNIAILTPLLGLTWGFGIATVLNDGLLAFHIIFSLLNAFQVSPEVLTESTVRDFRRK, via the exons ATGACTCAGATGCTTCTGCTCTTGCTGTACGGCTTCATGTTTCTTTTGGCCACAGAGTCCTGCAGGACGTTATGCCAG GCTGCCAGCAAGAGCAAGGAGCAGGTATCTACCAGGGCACACG gtgAATGCCATGGCGCTTGTGTGGACAATTCCTACTGCAGCCAACCTTGCCCTCCAGACACTCCAGGGGATGTGGGGTTTTTATGCAGGCAAAAGAAATGGCACAAAGTTACTGACACCTGCCGGACTCTCACCGCCTTCAACATCTTCGAG GAAGATTCAACTCATGTTCAAATATTTGGAGGATCAAAATTCAGTGAATATACCAAGAAGCCTGAGACCATTACAGATTTGTTAATGGAAAGGTGTCCACAGGATCTGTCCTGTGTGGTCAGGAACATTCAGAAGTCTCCCCGGATTCCAGGAAACATCGCTGTAATTGTGCAGCTCTTACACAACATCTCCACTGTGCCAATGACGGATGTTGGTGAGGCAAAGATGCAG AGTTACAGCATCATGGCCAACCACATTCTTAATAGCAAAAGCATCTCAAACTGGACTTTCATCCCCGACAGAAACAGCAGCTGCATTCTGCTACATTCAATCAATTCTTTCGCAAGAAAGCTATTTTTCAATAAGCATCCCATTGACATAGCAGAGAGCTTCATCCATACGGTGGGAACCATCCTCTCTAGAGACAATGCTGGAAAGAATTTCACCTTTTCAATGAGAGTTAACGACACCAGCGACGTGGTCACGGGGAAGGTGTTGATCAGTAGAGAGGAACTTCAGGAGGTGCCTTCTCCTTCTCAGGCCGTCAGCATCGCATTCCCAACTCTCGGGGCCATCTTAGAAACCAGTGTTTTGGAAAGCATCACCGTGAATGGGCTTGTCCTGTCTGTCATTCTGCCCAAGGAACTTGAAAGAATCTCTCTGATTTTTGAAAAGATCAGCAAGTCGGAGGACAGGAGGACACAGTGTGCAGGCTGGCACTCCTTGGAGAGCAGATGGGACCGCAAGGTCTGCCAAATGATTCAGGAGAACTCCCAGCAGGTGGTTTGCAAATGTAGCCCAAGCAAGATATTTACCTCTTTCTCGATTCTGATGGCACCCCATGTCGTGCAGAGCCCGATCCTGATTTACATCACCTACATAGGCCTGGGTGTTTCTATTTGCAGCTTGGTCCTCTGCTTGTCCATCGAGGCCCTGGTCTGGGGCCAGGTGACAAAGACAGAGATCTCATTCTTACGCCACGTGTGCATTGCTAACATTGCGACCACCTTACTGATGGCTGATGTGTGGTTCATCGTGGCTTCCTTTCTCAGTGGTCCAATGAGGCGCCACAGCGCATGCGTGGCAGCAACCTTTTTTGTTCACTTCTTTtacctttctgtgtttttctggATGCTCGCCAAGGCATTCCTCATCCTCTACGGAATCCTGATTGTCTTCCATACGTTGCCCAAGTCCGTCCTGGTGGCAGCTCTCTTTGCGGTGGGCTACGGGTGCCCTTTGCTCATCGCTGCTATCACGGTCGCTGCCACTGAGCCTGGCAAAGGTTATCTCCGGCCTGAGGCCTGTTGGCTCAACTGGGACATGACCAAGGCCCTTCTGGCTTTTGTGGTTCCGGCTCTGGCCATTGTGGTTGTCAACCTGCTCACAGTCACAGTGGTGATTGTCAAGACCCGGCGAGCGGCCATCGGCAGTTCCATGTTCCAGGAGGTGAGGGCCATTGTGAGGATCAGTAGGAACATTGCCATCCTCACGCCACTGCTGGGACTGACCTGGGGATTTGGCATAGCCACGGTCCTCAATGACGGCTTGCTGGCTTTCCACATCATCTTCTCCCTGCTCAATGCCTTCCAGGTAAGTCCAGAGGTTCTGACTGAGtccacagtgagagactttaggAGAAAGTAA
- the ADGRF2 gene encoding adhesion G-protein coupled receptor F2 isoform X1 → MTQMLLLLLYGFMFLLATESCRTLCQAASKSKEQVSTRAHGECHGACVDNSYCSQPCPPDTPGDVGFLCRQKKWHKVTDTCRTLTAFNIFEEDSTHVQIFGGSKFSEYTKKPETITDLLMERCPQDLSCVVRNIQKSPRIPGNIAVIVQLLHNISTVPMTDVGEAKMQSYSIMANHILNSKSISNWTFIPDRNSSCILLHSINSFARKLFFNKHPIDIAESFIHTVGTILSRDNAGKNFTFSMRVNDTSDVVTGKVLISREELQEVPSPSQAVSIAFPTLGAILETSVLESITVNGLVLSVILPKELERISLIFEKISKSEDRRTQCAGWHSLESRWDRKVCQMIQENSQQVVCKCSPSKIFTSFSILMAPHVVQSPILIYITYIGLGVSICSLVLCLSIEALVWGQVTKTEISFLRHVCIANIATTLLMADVWFIVASFLSGPMRRHSACVAATFFVHFFYLSVFFWMLAKAFLILYGILIVFHTLPKSVLVAALFAVGYGCPLLIAAITVAATEPGKGYLRPEACWLNWDMTKALLAFVVPALAIVVVNLLTVTVVIVKTRRAAIGSSMFQEVRAIVRISRNIAILTPLLGLTWGFGIATVLNDGLLAFHIIFSLLNAFQGFFILVFGTILDPKIRDALKDRVNSAKWISRISENVSSDFSRHPTKGPS, encoded by the exons ATGACTCAGATGCTTCTGCTCTTGCTGTACGGCTTCATGTTTCTTTTGGCCACAGAGTCCTGCAGGACGTTATGCCAG GCTGCCAGCAAGAGCAAGGAGCAGGTATCTACCAGGGCACACG gtgAATGCCATGGCGCTTGTGTGGACAATTCCTACTGCAGCCAACCTTGCCCTCCAGACACTCCAGGGGATGTGGGGTTTTTATGCAGGCAAAAGAAATGGCACAAAGTTACTGACACCTGCCGGACTCTCACCGCCTTCAACATCTTCGAG GAAGATTCAACTCATGTTCAAATATTTGGAGGATCAAAATTCAGTGAATATACCAAGAAGCCTGAGACCATTACAGATTTGTTAATGGAAAGGTGTCCACAGGATCTGTCCTGTGTGGTCAGGAACATTCAGAAGTCTCCCCGGATTCCAGGAAACATCGCTGTAATTGTGCAGCTCTTACACAACATCTCCACTGTGCCAATGACGGATGTTGGTGAGGCAAAGATGCAG AGTTACAGCATCATGGCCAACCACATTCTTAATAGCAAAAGCATCTCAAACTGGACTTTCATCCCCGACAGAAACAGCAGCTGCATTCTGCTACATTCAATCAATTCTTTCGCAAGAAAGCTATTTTTCAATAAGCATCCCATTGACATAGCAGAGAGCTTCATCCATACGGTGGGAACCATCCTCTCTAGAGACAATGCTGGAAAGAATTTCACCTTTTCAATGAGAGTTAACGACACCAGCGACGTGGTCACGGGGAAGGTGTTGATCAGTAGAGAGGAACTTCAGGAGGTGCCTTCTCCTTCTCAGGCCGTCAGCATCGCATTCCCAACTCTCGGGGCCATCTTAGAAACCAGTGTTTTGGAAAGCATCACCGTGAATGGGCTTGTCCTGTCTGTCATTCTGCCCAAGGAACTTGAAAGAATCTCTCTGATTTTTGAAAAGATCAGCAAGTCGGAGGACAGGAGGACACAGTGTGCAGGCTGGCACTCCTTGGAGAGCAGATGGGACCGCAAGGTCTGCCAAATGATTCAGGAGAACTCCCAGCAGGTGGTTTGCAAATGTAGCCCAAGCAAGATATTTACCTCTTTCTCGATTCTGATGGCACCCCATGTCGTGCAGAGCCCGATCCTGATTTACATCACCTACATAGGCCTGGGTGTTTCTATTTGCAGCTTGGTCCTCTGCTTGTCCATCGAGGCCCTGGTCTGGGGCCAGGTGACAAAGACAGAGATCTCATTCTTACGCCACGTGTGCATTGCTAACATTGCGACCACCTTACTGATGGCTGATGTGTGGTTCATCGTGGCTTCCTTTCTCAGTGGTCCAATGAGGCGCCACAGCGCATGCGTGGCAGCAACCTTTTTTGTTCACTTCTTTtacctttctgtgtttttctggATGCTCGCCAAGGCATTCCTCATCCTCTACGGAATCCTGATTGTCTTCCATACGTTGCCCAAGTCCGTCCTGGTGGCAGCTCTCTTTGCGGTGGGCTACGGGTGCCCTTTGCTCATCGCTGCTATCACGGTCGCTGCCACTGAGCCTGGCAAAGGTTATCTCCGGCCTGAGGCCTGTTGGCTCAACTGGGACATGACCAAGGCCCTTCTGGCTTTTGTGGTTCCGGCTCTGGCCATTGTGGTTGTCAACCTGCTCACAGTCACAGTGGTGATTGTCAAGACCCGGCGAGCGGCCATCGGCAGTTCCATGTTCCAGGAGGTGAGGGCCATTGTGAGGATCAGTAGGAACATTGCCATCCTCACGCCACTGCTGGGACTGACCTGGGGATTTGGCATAGCCACGGTCCTCAATGACGGCTTGCTGGCTTTCCACATCATCTTCTCCCTGCTCAATGCCTTCCAG GGCTTCTTCATCCTGGTGTTTGGAACAATCCTGGATCCAAAG ATAAGAGATGCCTTAAAGGATCGAGTAAACTCTGCAAAATGGATCTCCAGGATCTCAGAG